Proteins encoded within one genomic window of Microbacterium soli:
- the whiA gene encoding DNA-binding protein WhiA — protein MALTTDVKAELVSIRNAPPSVRVAEVTTILRFAGGLHSIAGRVAVEAEVDAEKLARRVSRDLAEIYGVRPEIAQVKSSIAQTSTVGDGARWAVRVIGAGETLARQTGLLDARRRPVRGLPNRLTTGAPEELAGIWRGAFLAAGSLSEPGRSAMLEVSCPSGEAAMALVGAAHRLGVTAKAREVRGLPRVVVREGEAIRAVLTAMGARRTAATWEEMRQRREVRAGVNRLVNFDDANLRRSAQAAVAACARVERALEILGDDVPDHLRTAGNLRLRYRDASLDELGHQAEPPLTKDAVAGRIRRLLAMADKRAQAEGIPGTEAAVPAGLDD, from the coding sequence GTGGCACTAACCACCGACGTCAAAGCCGAACTCGTCAGCATCCGCAACGCACCCCCCAGCGTGCGTGTCGCCGAGGTGACGACGATTCTCCGCTTCGCCGGTGGGCTGCACTCCATCGCCGGGCGGGTGGCTGTGGAGGCCGAGGTGGATGCCGAGAAGCTCGCGCGCCGGGTGAGTCGCGATCTCGCGGAGATCTACGGCGTGCGTCCGGAGATCGCGCAGGTCAAGTCCAGCATCGCGCAGACCAGCACCGTCGGTGACGGAGCCCGGTGGGCGGTGCGCGTGATCGGCGCGGGGGAGACCCTCGCCCGCCAGACCGGCCTGCTCGACGCCCGTCGGCGTCCCGTGCGCGGGCTCCCGAACCGTCTGACCACGGGAGCTCCCGAGGAGCTCGCCGGCATCTGGCGGGGCGCCTTCCTCGCGGCGGGCTCGCTGAGCGAACCGGGCCGTTCCGCCATGCTTGAGGTGTCCTGCCCGTCCGGCGAGGCCGCCATGGCGCTGGTGGGCGCGGCCCACCGTCTCGGCGTCACCGCCAAGGCCCGCGAGGTGCGCGGCCTGCCGCGCGTGGTCGTCCGCGAGGGCGAGGCCATCCGTGCGGTCCTGACCGCCATGGGCGCCCGTCGCACGGCGGCGACCTGGGAGGAGATGCGTCAGCGCCGCGAGGTGCGCGCCGGGGTGAACCGACTGGTGAACTTCGATGACGCGAATCTCCGCCGCTCCGCGCAGGCCGCCGTGGCAGCCTGCGCACGCGTCGAGCGCGCCCTTGAGATCCTCGGCGACGACGTGCCCGATCATCTGCGCACGGCGGGCAACCTGCGCCTGCGCTACCGCGACGCGAGCCTGGACGAGCTGGGTCACCAGGCCGAGCCGCCTCTGACCAAGGACGCCGTCGCCGGACGCATCCGTCGCCTGCTCGCGATGGCGGACAAGCGCGCCCAGGCGGAGGGCATCCCCGGCACGGAGGCGGCGGTCCCCGCAGGCCTCGACGACTGA
- a CDS encoding superoxide dismutase → MATYTLPDLPYDFAALEPHISGKIMELHHDKHHAAYVAGANAALAALEEARETGNLANVNKLEKDLAFNLGGHVNHSIFWTNLSPNGGGQPEGELKAAIDEFFGSFEKFQAHFAAAAAGIQGSGWAVLSWDPIGARLIIQQLFDQHANSAQGTIPLFQLDMWEHAFYLDYLNVKADYIKAAWNIANWENVAQRFETAREKTSGLLVMS, encoded by the coding sequence ATGGCGACCTACACGCTGCCCGACCTTCCGTACGACTTCGCAGCCCTTGAGCCGCACATCAGCGGCAAGATCATGGAGCTGCATCACGACAAGCACCACGCCGCGTATGTGGCCGGTGCGAACGCTGCGCTCGCAGCGCTCGAGGAGGCGCGCGAGACGGGCAACCTCGCGAACGTCAACAAGCTCGAGAAGGACCTCGCGTTCAACCTCGGCGGTCACGTGAACCACTCGATCTTCTGGACCAACCTCTCGCCCAACGGCGGCGGGCAGCCGGAGGGCGAGCTGAAAGCGGCCATCGACGAGTTCTTCGGCTCGTTCGAGAAGTTCCAGGCGCACTTCGCGGCGGCTGCTGCCGGCATCCAGGGCTCGGGCTGGGCCGTGCTCAGCTGGGACCCGATCGGCGCACGACTGATCATCCAGCAGCTGTTCGACCAGCACGCCAACAGCGCGCAGGGCACCATCCCGCTGTTCCAGCTCGACATGTGGGAGCACGCCTTCTACCTCGACTACCTGAACGTCAAGGCGGACTACATCAAGGCGGCCTGGAACATCGCGAACTGGGAGAACGTCGCTCAGCGGTTTGAAACAGCGCGTGAGAAGACCTCCGGTCTGCTGGTAATGTCGTAA